tatagtatctaacaataatacacctactgagtcgctatcaacatttctaaatcatcatttatctaaaataccatctaacctaccgtcttttgttcaagatacacctcattacCTTCGAATActagattctattaacgaaacacaaacactctctgatcaggccattctggtaacattagatgtctgctccttgtatacgaatatacctatcgctgaagggattgaagcggtctcaaaatcactcatagaaagcaagcaagcacataatgctgaagtttacctatcattacttaaactagtcctgacgctaaattattttgaattggattcgtcctactacctgcaaactttcggcactagtatgggaaccccttttgcgccaacatacgccaacatttttatgggacacttttttatgggacaacatttttatgggacgcCGCCGAATTTTACAGTATTTTTATGGCAAAAgctttcccctccccccccccttcctggcagaccacatgggatatgcatacacgaaataagctacacgctgtcaaaccgcatctaggtaattggccgccaatatcaaaatcacgccacacagaagttacactctgcagacttaggattggtcacacatacagtacacacacaccttctgtccggtggcgaaccacctttgtgtgatagatgtgggcagccactcactgtccttcacgtcctcatccagtgcaaggaactcgatgctatcagaaaaaaaacacttttcattaccctaccgacagcaatttccacttcatccttcaatgttcgtcggtagggacccgctttttacatatcagtcactgtctgcttttgtaaacgatgtacagagttttcatgtcatatatcaaggtgaaccgtagcacggcctctaagcggaggtcgctgctgcggggaatacaataaagacagcacttgcctcgcggcccttggactcaagggcattgacgaggcattcgtgctgatgtcatatcttcagttttattcttgcgaccacttgtcattcactCCACTACACATATtccacgtcactctcatgattttaatatatatatatatatatatatatatatatatatatatatatatatatatatatatatatatatatatatatatatatatatgttttacccgcctttagcgcgaggaattttaaagcccctatacagctacttagcgcaaccattgttctcatcctttgtcccatgaactggcgctctttggccatcaattggcccttgcgccaataaacaccacatatcatcatcatcatccccccCCTTCCTGATCGCTCCCTGAAaagggggcgcaccgaagacactttCCTGCTTAACACACCAAAGCCGACATTCCCAAAGTACCATGTTATCCACAGCCAGAACGAAAAGAAGACAGTCCGAGCGATTTCACCCTTCCTCGTGTCGAAAACTCTCACAGAAGCAATAGGCCCAGGTTATAAAGTGACAAAGATGGGAAGTGGCGATCTTCTTCTGGAGGTTCGTGACAAAGCTCAGTATGAGAAGCTGTCTAAACTTGTAGCGTTTGGGGAAACCCCTGTTTCGGTGGGCCCACACAGGTCAATGAACACTGTCCGTGGCGTAATTTCCGATGATGATCTTACTGAACTCTCTGAAAGTGAACTGCTCGAAGGTTGGCAGGACCAGAACGTGGTCAAAGTCCAACGAATAATAATAAGGCGCAACAACAAACAGACCCCTACAAAACACGTAATAATTACCTTCGGAACCAGTGACCTACCAGAATCAATCGAAACCGGCTATTGTAAGCTCCGTGTAAGACCATACATCCCCAACCCTCGTCGATGTTTCAAGTGTCAACGTTTCGGTCATGGATCGCAGAGTTGCAGAGGGCGTGCCACTTGCGCAAAGTGTGCATCCATCCAACACATATCCGACGACTGCACCTCAGAAACAACTCATTGTTCGAACTGTGAAGGAGATCACGCTGCCTACTCACGATCATGCCCcacatggaaaaaagagaaacaaatagtagAACTTAAGGTCAAAttcaccccgcaggggcgtctgcgcaagcaggcgtttggtgtgtagcgacaccacggacccgagctaacgggggggtctcgaccccctcccacgcctagccgtgcgtggctgtgccgtgtccggggaaaaggggatcctgggggttgagccgacgccgggtgtttggacctttaaggccccccggcagaggcaacacacccctttggccccggcttcacgcagacggcacccctgggctgacccacccaggggaaatcggcagtcgccttttcctgtctctatctcctcacatcttcgtcttttcacctacttttcatctgtcctgtcttctcctctcttctattttacttcgaattttcctggcggcaagggttaacctcgtGTGCTCCACCCCACCTTGGGATGCGTCACATCTGGTTATAGCGGCGGTGCACAGCTGGCGTGTGCAAGTGCTTTCTTTATGtcttgcagcgtccccttgttgggctcggtggtgggtggctgccaCCGCTGCCGAACACAATCCATTTTTTATGGCTAAACACTTCCCCCCATTACCCACTGATCGCTCCCTGAAAAGGGTGCGCACCGAAGCAAATACCGAACTTTTTCAACCAAACAAAGAGAACTATCCACGCTACAATGTTATCCACAGTGACAAACCTGAAAAGACAGTTAGAAAACTGTCCCCATTCCTAGTCTCAAAATGcttagtagatgcacttggaccagGCTACAAAGCCacaaaaatggcaagtggagACCTGCTCATTGAAGTGCGAGACAAAGAACAATATGCAAAACTGTCCAGTCTGAAGAATTTTGGTGATGTCCCCATAACTGTGTCTGCACATCGTTCAATGAACACTGTCCGAGGTGTTGTGTCAGAGGATGATTTGGTTGACCTGACCGATGCTGAACTTCTTGAGGGTTGGGAACATGAGAATGTAGTCAACGTCCAAAGAATTAAGATCAAGCGAGATGGCAAGGATATTCCAACAAAGCACATAATCATTACTTTGGCTCCAGCGTTCTCCCAGACACACTTGTAACAGGTTACACAAAGCTCCGTGTCCGCCCATACATTCCGAATCCCCGACGATGCTTCCAGTGCCAAAGGTATGGTCACGGTTCTCAGACGTGTCGAGGCCAGCCCACATGTCCCAAATGTGGATCCACTGAGCACAACTCAGAAACATGTGAAAATGCACTTCACTGCGTGAACTGTGATGGCGAGCACGCCGCGTACTCGCGCTCGTGCCCATCTTGGAAAAAGGAGAAGGACGTAATCGCACTAAAAACCAAAGAAAACATTTCGTTCGGGGAAGCGCGGAAACGCCTCTCGTTCCTTCAAGGAACAAAGTATGCTGATGCGGTGCGTAAAGGGGCAGCACCGCAGCAGCCCCAGGCAACCTCCTCTCGGCTGGCGCGTAGCGAGCCAGTGGCGGTGCCACCTGCCCCTTTGGCGGTAGCAGGTAAGACTACTCCGCCTACATCGAAGCAGAGCCCCTCAACCTCTGGGCTGATGGGGCAACGGGCCTCTCCGCATGCGGCGAGGTCTCTAGTAAGGTCGACGAGCCTGCAAAGGCGGGCGTTCACTGCCACACTCGAGGCGATGGACACCAGCAAATCTCCTTCGGCGTCGACGATGTCGAAGGACCGAAGCGGTTCGCTTGagcgcttgaaaaaagaaaaagcggctcGAGTGATTGCGCCTGATAAAGGTACATAGACCTGGAAAGTACTTGTACGCAGAGAACCTACACTACACTACTCTACaaatcaaaatggatacacaaataatCCAATGGAATGCGAGAGGTCTAATTCGCAATCTGGATGATATCCAAGAGCTACTATCTGAATTCCAACCAAGGTTATTCTgcgtacaagaaacacatttaaagtcAAGCCACAAAAACTTTCTCCGACAGTATGTCGTCTTTCGTAAAGACCGCGAGGACGCTcttgcgtcatctggtggcgttgcGATTATAGTTGACAAAACTATACCGTGTCAAGGACTACAGCTGCGAACGCCCCTGGAAGCGGTGGCCGTTCGAGCTGTGCTTCTaaataaactcatcaccatttgttcgctttacatacccccgcattACCAATTACACAAGCAGGAATTTCAGTCCCTAATCAATGAATTACCAGAACCCTACCTTGTTCTAGGTGATTTCAATGCCCACAGCagcttgtggggcgactctcgcaatgacggtcgaggtcgtctgattgaaaatTTCCTCCTTTCCACTGGTACATGCctactaaataaaaaagagcccacgttttttagcctcgcgAACAAAACATACTCATCCATTGACCTTAGCATGATCTCCCCCACCCTcctacttgattttaactgggaagtggttaaaaacccttacgggagcgaccacttcccaatactaCTGAAAACGCCGAAAGGAAACAACCCTCCTCCACTACAGGCCCCACGGTGGAAGCTCGATTCAGCCGACTGGAGCAAGTTCCAGTCTCTTGCTAGCATCTCGTGGGCAGACATTTCTTCCCTAGAAATCGATGCAGCTGTACAGTATTTTACTGCTTTCATAATCGACGCGGCCACACAAAGCATATCTGAAGTAAAAAATCTGACAGGCAAACGCCAAGTCCCTTGGTGGGATGACGAGTGCCGTAAGGCTCGTAAGAgacaaaacaaagcctggggGCTGCTGCGCGATTCGCCGACTGCAGAAAATCTAATGAATTTTAAACAGGTGAAATCCCAAGGCCGGAGAACCCGGCGGCAgtctagaagagagagttggcagagATTTCTCTCAAGCATCAACTCCTACACGGATGAGGCAAAGGTATGGAACAGAATTGGTAAGATCGAGGGCCGACAAACATCTGTTCTTCCTTTGGTGAACACACACGGTGACTCCTTGGAAGACCAGGCTAATTTCCTGGGTGCACACTTTGAACATGTATCTAGTTCGTCACACTATTCTGAAACCTTTAAAACGTACAAAACACAAATAGAACGGCAGAAATTAGAACGTAAAAGTGCGAACACTGAAGGCTACAACCAACCTTTCTGCCTAGCAGAGCTGCAGGCGGCAGTGAGTTGCTGCAACAAATCTGCTCCAGGTCCCGACCGTGTAATATATGAAATGATAAAAAATTTACCccaagaaacacaaaaaactctgcTTTGCCTCTACAACGCCGTGTGGTTTTCCGGTGAATGATTTGGCCAGTGCTGCGCTGTTTGACAagcgtccctcgatgagacagccctactcacttcgtgtgaggggcctagctgaggaaACTGGTGTGCCCCTTCTTGAACACCGTTTGGTGGCTCCCCCTGTAcatctcccgccatggcagtggcagcttatagactgcgacgtatctttcgtggaagttacgaagcacgcacctactgcacacatccgcatacacttcctcgaattacagcaCAAGTACTCTTACcctgaattcttcacagatgcaTCAAAGTCTCACACTAGTGTGTCTTACGCAGCGGTCGGACCATCGttttcggatgccggcgttctgcatcccAATACAAGCATTTTTACTGCAGAAGCTtatgcgatacttgcggccgttaaacatatTAAGGAATCAAaattacaaaaggcagttatatatACGGATTCCCTGAGTGTGGTAAAAGccttgaaaactttgaaaaaacatagaaaccctATCCTTACTTCACTGTACTCATTGTTATGCAGGATATACACACTCAAACAGtatgttgttgtatgctgggtgccagggcaccgcgagatcgaagggaacgtgttggcggaccagctagctgcatccgcccacgaaaacgccGCCGAGACACCCATCGCTGTCCCTGCGCTAGATCTGAAGCCTTTCCTTAAACGGATGCTCAGAGCCCATTGGCAGCGCTTATGGGATAgggaaaaacaaaataaactacaccttATAAAACCGcatcttggtaattggccgccgacatctaaaacacgtcgtacagaaataacactctgcagacttagaataggacacacacacagtacacactcataccttctgtccggtggcgatccacctttgtgtgatagatgtggggaGCCTCTCACCGTCCTTCACATACtagtgcaatgcacggaactgcaCGCTCAAAGAAACAAGCACTTTCCGTTAATATACCGGCAACAGTTGCCACTTCATCCCGCTATGTTTTAGGCagggaaccactttttaaataccaGGCGGTTCTTCAATTCATCAAAGATATtaataatttcaacgttattttcccGGGTAacccgtagcgcggtctcatacCTGAGGTTGCGGCTGCGGTAGTACTACCAACAAAAAGCACCtacctcccggcctttgggcgcaAAGGTCCTAAGGAGGCATTCGTGTTAGTGAAAATATCTCCCTTGTGGAAATCATACTCACTGGCCATTTATTGCACACGcatagatcacatcactgatCAGTGTCATAATTTTATGctatatacacattttttacgctgccatacagcacgtgattttaggcctctatacagccatattACACTTACCATCGAAACTCACTAGTCAACGCAAACACCACATCatcagacatggcgctctttggccacccttggcccttgcgccacaaaaacccACTAATCATCAAGGTCAAATTCAATCTGTCATTCCAAGAAGCACGTCAACGTTTCGCACTACACAACCCATCCTATCCCTCCTTCGCAGATGTGACGCGCCGGGGCGCCGCGCCACATGTTTCTGCACCCGCGAATGTCACACAGAGTGTGGCCGCGGTCGTGCCACCAGCGCCCCCGGCTGGAGCAGCCTGTACTGCTCCGCCACCTGACAAACAGGGTCGGCAGACCCCCGTGTCTGCTGAACCTCGGACCACTGCAAGCGCAGCTAGGTCCGAAAGTTCTGTGACCGTGCCTGCCGAGCAGGCACCATCCGCCACCTCACAAGAGGTGATGGATACAAGTCCCACTCctccggcgcctgagacgccgaaGGAGAGGCGCAGCTCCTTGGAgcgcactaaaaaagaaagactgcgcATTACAGGGCCCCCTAAGGACCCTGTAATCTAAGGCAACacttttttgtacacacagcaccgcaCAACCTAAAAatgacacaaatattacagtggaacgtcagaggactgctgaaAAATCTCGACGACattcaagaacttttacacaaacatacaccaaaagtgctgtgtgtacaagagacacactTGAAACctaaacacacaaactttctacgccaTTACGTTACGTTTCGAAAGGATCGGAGCGATGCAGTCGCATCATCCGGTGGTGTTGCCATTGTTGTGAATCCAGGAACTgcttgtacacatttaccacttcagaCGTCTCTTGAGGCAGTAGCCGTCCGAGCCGTTATCTTGAACAAACTGGTCACAATTTGCTCTATTTATATACCTCCTCAGCACCAACTTAGTAAACGAGAATTCCAGGCATTAAttgatgaacttccagaaccgtatcttctccttggagattttaacgcacatagcagtctgtggggtgaCTCGCGCTGCGATGCGcgtggtcgtctgattgaacagttccttttctcctcTGGTGCATGTCTTCTCAATAGGAAAGaggcaacatattatagcctcgctaacaatacctattcGTCAATCGACCTAAGCATTGTATCTCCATCGCTCCTTCCCCTACTCCACTGGAAAGTCATCAATAATCCTTTTGGAAGTGACCACTATCCTGTAGTTCTGAGCTCAGCAGTACAAAATGAATGCCCTCCACAAGTTCCCAAATGGCTGATAGAAAAAGCCGATTGGGACCAGTTTTACAAGGCTGctagcttaagttggactgacATATGCGGTTCTAGCTTAGATGCAACTGTACAGTACTCTTATTGAAGCGGCAGCTAAGTGCATTCCGCAAACATCTGGACTGGGCGGAAAACGACGAGTCCCCTGGTGGAACAGTGAGTGCCGCAATGCTCGCAAAcgacaaaacaaagcatggagacaGCTTCGAGACTCACCGACCGCTGAAAATCTTGTCAATTTTAAAAACATCAAGTCCCAAGCCATGAGAACCCGTCGACAGGCCAGGAGGGAGAGCTGGCAGAGGTTTTTGTctggaattaactcatatacacatgaGGCGAGAGTCTGGAGCATGGTCGGTAGGGTAGTGGGACGAGAACCACATCCTCTTCCTCTAGTAAATATACAAGGCAACGGTTTGGAAGACCAAGCGAACTCCctcggtgcacacttcgaacaggtctcCAGCTCATCCCATTACAGTCCAGCGTTCCAACGATACAAAGCaagaatagaaagacagaaaatagaACGCAAATCCACAAACAAtgaggcatacaatgaacctttcgtcTTAGCTGAGTTACAAGCATCGTTAAACTGCTGTAACAgaaccgccccaggctccgaccgtataTTATACGAAATGCTCAAACGTCTGCCTCCCGAAACCCAAAAAGCTCTGCTCTCTTTGTATAATGccgtttggttttccggtgagatcccttCCACTTGGAAAGAAGCAGTCATTATTCCGATTCTTAAACAAGGCAAGGACCCATCTTCAGCATcaagctacaggcccatagcattgacGAGTTGCctttgcaaggtttttgaaaaaatggtaAACAGACGACTGATGCATTTCCTTGAAACAAATAGCCTGCTTGACCCATGCCAGTGCGGGTTTCGAGAGGGTAAGTCCACTACTGACCACCTTGTCCGTATCGAGGCGCAAATTCGTGATGCTTTCATTcataaacaattctttctgtcggtgttcctcgatatggagaaggcc
Above is a window of Rhipicephalus sanguineus isolate Rsan-2018 chromosome 3, BIME_Rsan_1.4, whole genome shotgun sequence DNA encoding:
- the LOC119386521 gene encoding uncharacterized protein LOC119386521 encodes the protein MGSGDLLLEVRDKAQYEKLSKLVAFGETPVSVGPHRSMNTVRGVISDDDLTELSESELLEGWQDQNVVKVQRIIIRRNNKQTPTKHVIITFGTSDLPESIETGYCKLRVRPYIPNPRRCFKCQRFGHGSQSCRGRATCAKCASIQHISDDCTSETTHCSNCEGDHAAYSRSCPTWKKEKQIVELKVKFNLSFQEARQRFALHNPSYPSFADVTRRGAAPHVSAPANVTQSVAAVVPPAPPAGAACTAPPPDKQGRQTPVSAEPRTTASAARSESSVTVPAEQAPSATSQEVMDTSPTPPAPETPKERRSSLERTKKERLRITGPPKDPVI